A region from the Alphaproteobacteria bacterium genome encodes:
- a CDS encoding Lrp/AsnC family transcriptional regulator, with protein sequence MRRTKIDAIDLQILHDLQDNGRMTNVDLADRAGISAPPCLRRVRTLEDSGFITGYHADINAEALGFTVVIFAQVRLHSHAENDLIAFENLVQNWDMVRECQMLAGDTDFLLKIIAQDWDSYQRFLTTQLTSAPNVAHVKSSLCIRKSKNLPGPPINLILK encoded by the coding sequence ATGCGACGCACAAAAATTGATGCAATCGATCTTCAAATTTTACATGATCTTCAAGATAACGGACGAATGACAAATGTTGATCTTGCTGATCGTGCAGGAATCTCAGCACCTCCTTGTTTAAGGCGTGTGCGAACACTTGAAGATTCTGGCTTTATAACAGGTTATCACGCTGATATCAATGCTGAAGCTTTAGGCTTCACAGTCGTTATATTTGCGCAAGTACGTTTGCATTCTCATGCTGAAAACGATTTAATCGCTTTTGAAAATCTCGTGCAAAACTGGGATATGGTGCGTGAGTGTCAAATGCTTGCGGGTGATACAGATTTTTTACTTAAAATAATTGCGCAAGATTGGGATTCATATCAACGATTTTTAACGACACAATTAACGTCAGCACCTAATGTTGCGCATGTTAAATCTTCATTATGTATTCGAAAATCCAAAAATTTGCCAGGACCGCCTATTAATTTGATTTTGAAGTAG
- a CDS encoding mitochondrial fission ELM1 family protein — protein MSTQTCWIMSDGRRGIEIQCLALADALNLTPILKRIKPSYPWFFLPPSLCFKALCSVKNNPDPISPPWPDILITCGRQSVAISAAIRQKSNNKTFTIHIQDPKLNLNKFDVIVAPLHDNLNAPNVINALGSIHGINPEFLKQEGQKLNYLVEKLPKPHISVIIGGISKHHDFSEKVFQTLIQDLKNLQQKYGGSLLLTPSRRTPTHYISKLKSELTDIPHYLWEGVDPNPYFGMIALSDFLIVTCDSVNMATEAAASGKPLYIYHFDESPPKFLEFHQSLRDKGISRRFEGILENWHYEPLLEINRIADRIKEIYEKSQPQEAKTGIKVEQHK, from the coding sequence ATGTCAACTCAAACCTGTTGGATAATGAGCGATGGACGCCGAGGCATTGAAATTCAATGCTTAGCCCTGGCAGATGCCCTTAACCTTACACCAATTTTAAAAAGGATCAAGCCCTCTTATCCATGGTTTTTTTTACCGCCATCCCTTTGTTTTAAAGCATTATGCTCTGTCAAAAACAATCCTGATCCAATTTCACCACCATGGCCTGATATTTTAATCACATGCGGAAGACAATCAGTTGCAATTTCAGCTGCAATTCGTCAAAAAAGCAATAATAAGACCTTCACTATCCACATTCAAGACCCTAAATTAAATTTAAATAAATTTGATGTGATTGTGGCTCCTTTGCATGACAATCTAAATGCACCTAATGTTATCAATGCGTTAGGTTCTATTCATGGGATTAATCCTGAATTCTTAAAACAAGAAGGACAAAAGTTAAATTATTTAGTTGAAAAACTACCTAAACCACACATAAGTGTTATTATTGGTGGTATCAGTAAACATCATGATTTTAGCGAAAAAGTATTTCAAACATTAATTCAAGATCTTAAAAACCTTCAACAAAAATATGGTGGTAGCCTTCTTTTAACACCATCTCGCAGAACACCTACACATTATATTTCTAAACTAAAAAGTGAACTAACTGACATACCTCATTATTTATGGGAGGGTGTTGATCCAAACCCTTATTTTGGCATGATCGCTCTTTCAGATTTTCTTATTGTCACTTGTGATTCCGTTAATATGGCAACAGAAGCTGCGGCCAGCGGCAAACCCCTTTATATTTATCATTTTGATGAATCGCCGCCTAAATTTCTAGAATTTCATCAATCCTTACGTGATAAAGGCATTTCACGTCGTTTTGAAGGCATTTTAGAAAATTGGCATTACGAACCTTTGCTTGAAATAAATCGAATTGCAGATAGAATAAAAGAGATTTATGAAAAATCCCAGCCTCAAGAAGCTAAAACTGGGATCAAGGTAGAACAACACAAATAA